A genomic stretch from Canis lupus familiaris isolate Mischka breed German Shepherd chromosome 17, alternate assembly UU_Cfam_GSD_1.0, whole genome shotgun sequence includes:
- the TMOD4 gene encoding tropomodulin-4 isoform X1: protein MSSYQKELEKYRDIDEDEILRTLSPEELEQLDCELQEMDPENMLLPAGLRQRDQTKKSPTGPLDRDALLQYLEQQALEVKERDDLVPFTGEKKGKPYIQPKREIPVQEQITLEPELEEALANATDAEMCDIAAILGMYTLMSNKQYYDAICSGEICNTEGISSVVQPDKYKPVPDEPPNPTNIEEILKSVRNNDKELEEVNLNNIQDIPIPMLTELCEAMKKNTYVRSFSLVATRSGDPIANAVADMLRENRSLQSLNIESNFISSTGLMAVLKAVRENATLTELRVDNQRQWPGDAVEMEMATVLEQCPSIVRFGYHFTQQGPRARAAQAMTRNNELQLQITENRINQEKRFKKLMGIREKQLRRIEIRKLRKKRENLKKVILHTNLRRVR, encoded by the exons ATGTCATCATATCAGAAGGAACTGGAGAAATACAGAGACATAGATGAAGATGAGATCCTAAGGACCTTGAGCCCTGAGGAGCTAGAGCAGCTGGACTGCGAGCTACAGGAGATGGACCCCGAG AACATGCTCCTGCCAGCTGGACTAAGGCAACGTGACCAGACAAAGAAGAGTCCAACAGGGCCGCTGGACCGGGATGCCCTTTTGCAGTACCTGGAGCAGCAGGCACTCGAGGTCAAAGAGCGGGACGACTTGGTGCCCTTCACAGGGGAGAAAAAGG GGAAGCCCTATATTCAGCCCAAGAGAGAAATTCCTGTACAGGAGCAGATCACTCTGGAGCCTGAACTGGAAGAGGCACTGGCCAACGCCACAGATGCTGAAATGTGTGATATAGCAG CAATTCTGGGCATGTACACACTGATGAGCAACAAGCAATACTATGACGCCATCTGCAGTGGAGAAATCTGCAACACAGAAGGCATTAGCA GTGTGGTACAGCCTGACAAGTATAAGCCAGTGCCAGATGAGCCCCCAAATCCTACAAACATTGAGGAGATCCTGAAGAGTGTTCGAAACAATGACAAGGAGCTGGAGGAAGTTAACCTCAATAACATACAG GACATCCCAATACCCATGCTAACTGAGTTATGTGAGGCCATGAAGAAAAATACCTACGTCCGGAGCTTCAGTCTTGTGGCCACAAGGAGTGGGGACCCCATTGCCAAT GCGGTGGCTGACATGTTGCGTGAGAATCGTAGCCTCCAGAGCCTGAACATTGAATCCAACTTCATTAGCAGCACAGGGCTCATGGCTGTGCTGAAGGCAGTTCGGGAAAATGCCACACTCACTGAGCTGCGTGTAGACAACCAG CGCCAGTGGCCTGGTGATGCAGTGGAGATGGAGATGGCCACCGTTCTCGAACAGTGTCCCTCCATTGTCCGCTTTGGCTACCACTTTACACAGCAGGGGCCACGAGCTCGGgcagcccaggccatgacccgGAACAATGAACTAC agctgcaaataacagaaaatagaataaatcaGGAAAAGAGGTTTAAGAAGTTAATGGggataagagaaaaacaattgagaAGGATTGAAATaagaaaactcagaaagaaaagagaaaacttgaaGAAAGTGATTCTGCATACAAACCTTCGAAGGGTGAGGTAA
- the TMOD4 gene encoding tropomodulin-4 isoform X2 translates to MSSYQKELEKYRDIDEDEILRTLSPEELEQLDCELQEMDPENMLLPAGLRQRDQTKKSPTGPLDRDALLQYLEQQALEVKERDDLVPFTGEKKGKPYIQPKREIPVQEQITLEPELEEALANATDAEMCDIAAILGMYTLMSNKQYYDAICSGEICNTEGISSVVQPDKYKPVPDEPPNPTNIEEILKSVRNNDKELEEVNLNNIQDIPIPMLTELCEAMKKNTYVRSFSLVATRSGDPIANAVADMLRENRSLQSLNIESNFISSTGLMAVLKAVRENATLTELRVDNQRQWPGDAVEMEMATVLEQCPSIVRFGYHFTQQGPRARAAQAMTRNNELRRQQKKR, encoded by the exons ATGTCATCATATCAGAAGGAACTGGAGAAATACAGAGACATAGATGAAGATGAGATCCTAAGGACCTTGAGCCCTGAGGAGCTAGAGCAGCTGGACTGCGAGCTACAGGAGATGGACCCCGAG AACATGCTCCTGCCAGCTGGACTAAGGCAACGTGACCAGACAAAGAAGAGTCCAACAGGGCCGCTGGACCGGGATGCCCTTTTGCAGTACCTGGAGCAGCAGGCACTCGAGGTCAAAGAGCGGGACGACTTGGTGCCCTTCACAGGGGAGAAAAAGG GGAAGCCCTATATTCAGCCCAAGAGAGAAATTCCTGTACAGGAGCAGATCACTCTGGAGCCTGAACTGGAAGAGGCACTGGCCAACGCCACAGATGCTGAAATGTGTGATATAGCAG CAATTCTGGGCATGTACACACTGATGAGCAACAAGCAATACTATGACGCCATCTGCAGTGGAGAAATCTGCAACACAGAAGGCATTAGCA GTGTGGTACAGCCTGACAAGTATAAGCCAGTGCCAGATGAGCCCCCAAATCCTACAAACATTGAGGAGATCCTGAAGAGTGTTCGAAACAATGACAAGGAGCTGGAGGAAGTTAACCTCAATAACATACAG GACATCCCAATACCCATGCTAACTGAGTTATGTGAGGCCATGAAGAAAAATACCTACGTCCGGAGCTTCAGTCTTGTGGCCACAAGGAGTGGGGACCCCATTGCCAAT GCGGTGGCTGACATGTTGCGTGAGAATCGTAGCCTCCAGAGCCTGAACATTGAATCCAACTTCATTAGCAGCACAGGGCTCATGGCTGTGCTGAAGGCAGTTCGGGAAAATGCCACACTCACTGAGCTGCGTGTAGACAACCAG CGCCAGTGGCCTGGTGATGCAGTGGAGATGGAGATGGCCACCGTTCTCGAACAGTGTCCCTCCATTGTCCGCTTTGGCTACCACTTTACACAGCAGGGGCCACGAGCTCGGgcagcccaggccatgacccgGAACAATGAACTAC GCCGCCAGCAAAAAAAGAGATAA